The Apium graveolens cultivar Ventura chromosome 10, ASM990537v1, whole genome shotgun sequence nucleotide sequence gaagtagtcgagttcttattttcaagaacacatATTTCTAGCAatacaaatttgatttaatataaatcaagtgagtttttgataaattgATTGTGTGTTTACATTTAGTCCATTATCACTACAAACTCATCTAGTTGTATAGTTCCAGAAGCCACAAACACTCAcactaaaataaaaaaataagaaaatacattcaccctctgtgttgcacttcatacctaacaCACCCTTTTATATCCTTGAGCCCAGCCCATTAACTAAATTATTTGGTGACATTATACACACTAACTTATAGATACAGAACTTTTAATTAGTCAATCGAAAGGATTAAAAAGAAAAGAACAGACTGCTACTCTCGACTTCTCCGCTACTAACTACTCCCGCTTCATCCTGCTTCTTCACTCATAAATATAGCTTATTCCCCACCAAAACTAAATGCTTTTCCCTCAAATACAGGTTTGTTTATAATAAAATTAGGGATTTCTTCTGCttgttaaaattttatgattttattttaatttttgatgCAGGCTTAAAGCTACATACACCATCAATTGAATTTTTTTAGCTTCTAATTAATTCATCTCGCCAATTTGTAAGTTTCACTTTTActaattttatatttttctcCTGCTCAATTTGTAGTGTTAAACTGTTAGTTGTGCTGCTGACCTATTATATAATTTTGTAATATGGTACATATATGGTACAAATATAATTATTGGTTGTGTTAAAAATTTATGTAGGCTCAATGTCAATcgataaattttttattaaacaATCAAGAAATTCATTGGATTCAAGTGGAGGTAGTAGTCCATCTCCTAGATCAAATGTAGAAACAAACATTAATCTTATATTGGAGTTTAATCCAAATGATATTAGAAGTGATCCAGGTTAAACAAAACCAATTGAAGAATTTGATGTTGGGGTTAGAGATCGTGTTCGGAGAGAGTACATATCTAAAGGTGCTTGTTGACCAAGACTacataatttttcaaaaaatcaaTGTGATGGATTAATTAGGTGTTTTCAAGGGAATTGGTTTAGTTTGCATGACTGGTTGGAATATAGTATATCCAAGGATGTTGCTTATTATTTCTGTTGCTTTCTTTTCAAGGCAACAAATGCTAGTCGGTTTGGGGATAATGTTTCTATAAAGAAATGATTTAGGAATTGGAAGAATTCTTTGGAAAAATCAAGAAACAGGATTGGAAAGACCGGGTGATACTAGATGGGGATCACATTACATAACTTTTCTACGTTTACATTAATATGGCCCTCAGTGATAGAAGTTCTTGAAAATATTTGTGATGATGGAAAAATAATGATACACAGGGTATGTCTAAAATCTTACTAATTATAATGGAAAATTATGACTTTGTGTTTATCTTTCAGTTGATGAAACAAATATTGGGGTACACAAATGAATTGTTAAATTTGCTACAACAAAAAGATGAAAATATTGGACAAGTTATGCATTTAATAATAAATGTAAAGGAACAACTAAGAGACTTTCGAGAGAGAAGATGGGATATCTTTTTAGATGAGGTCAACTCTTTTTGTGTGGAAAATAGTATCACCATTGTTAATATGGATGATATCATACAATCTCGTACTCGAATGAGACGAGATGGACAAAGTGTTACCAATTACCATCAATATCGAGTTGAAGTTTTTTGTGAGATAATTTACCATGTTCATTTCAATTATATCTTTCTTATTGCATTAACTCTTTACTAATATTAGTAATTATCATTTATAATTTAGGTTGTTGATTTAATTTCATAAGAGTTGGATAACCGATTTTCAGAAATAAGTACATACTTGCTTATTTTTGTAACTTATCATGATcctagagatatatattatacCTTTGATGTTGATAAACTAGTGTATCTTGCTAATCTTTATTCAGAATATTTTTCATGGACAGAACTTCTAATGATTCACAGTCAATTAGATATGTACATTTATGATGTCAAGAGAGATCAAGAATTTTCCAGAATCGGAGATTTGGGAACTCTTGCAAAGAAAATGGTCGCAACTAAGAAGTCTGGCCCATATCCATTGGTGTATCACTTGATTGAATTAGCATTACTTCTACCCATGGAAACTGCTTCTGTTGAAAGAGTATTTTATGCAATTAATACATGTTAGGACTTATTTGCGAAAGCGAATGGGAGATAAATGGATGAATGATAGTTTGGTGGTATACGTCGAGAAGGATGTCTTTGTAAATATTGATCGTGAATTGATTTTGGATCGTTTCCAAAATATGACATCTCGAAGAATTCAATTACCTCATCGTAATAGtgtataaaaataattttaaggaTTATTACATATTTGATAACTTTAATacttttgtaaaaaaaattattaatgaAGCCTTCCTCTCGGTACAATCCTGGATACGCCACTGTTCATCTCTTTATAATCATAATGATATCGATATTGAATTATTAAAAATAACTAGCATGAAAATCCGTGGGAGGCACGGGTCATGCTCTATTATAACTTTTAAAGTTTCGAGACGTTATGGCGTGTGATGTTCATGATTTGTGATGTTACTGTAGTTATTTTGTTACCGATAAAACCATTCATGATTGAGATTTTTTTGAGTTGTGAAATAAGTAACCTTGATATTGAATGTTTGGCGTGTGTAAAATTTATCAAATCTTTCTTAGTATTTAACTTTATTGTTGTTGCACGGTAATGTACAAGAATTTGTACAATATTTATAAAAAGTGTAAACCTGCGTCATTGTGTTTTTTGTCAATATTTTATGACTTGTCATTCATAGCTCAGCAGGTATAAGGATTAAACTCGACATGATGTTAATATAAATGACACAACTATACTTTAGGTAAATAAAATCTTTATGTACCCAATTATAAAAATGCAAAGTTTTTTCGGTTAATAAATATTCATCCATGCATATTAGTTTCTGGTGTAAAATGTGTATTGGTACATGACTACATGGTGCATATTACATAACCACTAACGTTGGTTCATACTATCATTGGTTGTATCTGTCAAGTTTTATCCACTGTACATGTGTTGATGAGTCCACGACGCTGTTTACCAATTTAACATCAGAAATGTAGTTTGCAATGTTATTGAAGGTATACGTTGCCTTATAGTTCAACAGAATTTGCTTATTTTATCATACATTTGTATTAGTTTGTGGTGAAAATTGTTATAGATCCCACATATATTTCCCACAAGTATGTTTACCTCTAAAACTCATTGAGGTTGTACTAAAAACCCGACATTACCTGATGTTTTCTACAATCTGAAGTTTTAAGAGGTCACTGACATGTCCCTGATCCTTGGTTTTGGGTTTTTTAAAAAGTGAATGGTAATTAATAATTCTCgttaatttttttttaagattcataatatatatatgtaaaagAATGTTATCCTTGCTAAACTCCATTTTCTACTACTGAAAGTTTAACTCGCACGTTTCTATTAAATGTCAAAATTCAGCAAAAAGACTAATTTATCAGGTAccataaattttaattaataaattacaTTTATAATCGTATCCTAAGTAATCTCTAAAGGAGGAACGATTATTTTATAACACCTGATACAAAAAATAAGAActccataatttttttttatatacttATTCTAAAATTTGGCTAAACAAAGAATTTCTATAGATGTTTTGAATATTCTGATTTACGGTTGAGCTAAATTTTAATTATTTCGTTAATCTCATTCACAactcaattttatttttttacgAAAAGGGTTCTTAAATGTAATGTTCCTCCATTATGTTTACTATTTTTTCGTGTCTTTTTAACATCATTCGTCATTATTTTAAATATAAGATAACACACATCTAGTAAGTTTGGGTGATCAACAGATTTTGTGACGACTCATGTTAAATTTCATGTATGTCAAGTTTATTGAATGACCAATCTTTGTTCAAATTAGTAAATTTGATACATATCAATTTTTTAATTTATCTTATAAAAAATATCAAACACatttttttgatataaaataatCTGTCTTATTGATTAGATGACCACGACAGACTCATAATTTAATTTGACTAAAATTACATAGTAAATCGGGTCATATAGCAGGTGAtgaatatttttcaaaaaaatggGCTAAATTCCGAATTCAAATCAAGCTGAAGTATTTCAAgtattttttttaagaaaaaaatggTCTAATTATGATTTTGAATTCAATTGGTACGTTGACCCTTTATAGTCGTGACCCACACACAAGCgcgcacacacatatatacatatatgtatatatatgtatatatatagaacAAAGTTCTATGAAAACCACTATTTCATCGGAGACCACCTACGTTCTGTaatcaaaacactataaaatatattattttatgaaaaatgttatatgaatatcactaattcattGAAATTATTTAACATCCTTCAAGTTTAAAAAGTAAAATGTGTATATTCTGCAAACTGAACAAAtattctgcaaactaaacatgtttcgtaatataaaatattttataatattgtACATGCCGTACATacatgatattcaagattttaaaCAAAGTAATGATGTTTATAGAGCAGGATTTACAAAATAATAAGTTTTGCAATGTTTTATGCAAGATTTTACTTGCAGAATATaagtgatatatatatatacatggtAGGCAAATCGAGTCGTCGAGAGATGAAAAAAATACAATGAAGTCGgatttaaaaaatatttacagtttgacgggaaaaatcaaattaaaaatgaagggGAAAAGCTGAGATTGTGTGTGGGATGGTGCAGATTAGTTCGGTGTGGTGTTTTGGGGGGCATTAGAATATATTGATCTAATGATTTAGGTTAGTTTATagtttgatatatatatatatatatatatatatatatatatattgcgaTTCTATTTCAGtaaatttcaaaaaaatataaGGAATTGCAGATTTTAATTTATGTAACAaagtttaaaatatatttttaaacgTAAAAATGAGTAATAAGTAAGGTATTGATTTGTTAATGCATTATGTTTGACTTGTATTTAAAttcaatttattaaaattaatttcaCAAATAATCTAGCATTTAtgtttaaatttaaataaaaggtCTAAGTATTAAATGATACTCATATAAAATATAAGTGATGATTTGGTATagtaatttaaaaatatattaataaatgAGAATGCTGAGTTTCAATTCTCAGTATATTAGCTTCAACTAGCTTAAAAGTCGTGCGATGCACGGActgcataattttttttaatattacataattttaaaaataaatacttgaattcaattcttaattttgttcatttaaaattttaaatgatataacttcatgataattatataagTATTCATAACTTTTTaaaacatttaaacttatttaaagtgataacaTTGATAAGgggaaatattattattataaaattattattttattaagggtaaaaatataatgtctccatAATGTTGGAACCCTAAAAAAATATTCTTTTAGCATGATAATTACTTAATTGATtaactataactctataaaagatatttgaaaaagacaatattagtgattgaacgatatagttttattgataattttaagtgtatttaaaaaaattatgttttaaataaaatttgattttttatttcacatgaataggatacgaattatacttagtctaatattaatttgatttatctcggatcagtgatttacattattttattttcgcctaatgcccaatacaccgaccaaatcaaactaattatttttagtttgattttgattttttttaaaagtccggatcaataagataattttattttagactgaataattggtatatatatatatatatatttggtcggattatatttttattttagttttgtattagcctgaatcaattgtataatgtatttttttatcctagataaataatatatattattttgtttatccaagttcattagtataaattttttaagagaatttataatattattattttatcttagtCTGAGTCACAttaagttgaatttaatatataaattatagtgatatagagttcgatataaaatagaattgaaattgataaaataatagaggaagttgatttcaatattaattagaattagaattgatcgacccaataattagaattagaattattaagtaagggtaattaagtaatttcagcaaataccgaccgaccgactaccaaacttttaatgtttcgtctattttTTTTTTCctattttgtttatgtaattgAATTGTAAGATAATACTTACTTTAATAATATTTGTCTTTAATTAatactaaaaattatataaaacaaatattttttaatgTGGACCagtaaaaaataaataataattaagtAGCTGAAAGAggtaatttattagttattagtgattataatattattatcctattttattaaataaacttgtcTGTGATATTTAGAGAAGTTGTTTTAATTGAGAGAAATAGAAAAGGTAACGTATTATAGTTGGAAAcgatttttttttatattattatactAAGGGTGTGATATTTAAAGAAGTTGTTTTAATTGAGAGAAATAAAAAAGGTAAGGTGTTATAGTTGAAAACgatttatatttatttttctattataattcgattactaAGACTAATAAAACTTTTAAGTAAATAAGGGTAATTCAGTAAATTCAGCGTATACCAAAAAATAGATACCGTACCAAAACTTTCAATATTtcgtcttttatataatagtaataaaTAGATAGCTTAAAAATTGAATCGAGGCCAGAGAAGTACTTAAGTTATATCATTTAAATGAAATTTAGTGTGAtgatttttgatattttttttactatttatttattttttttatttttttttattttttttatcgtaggtgATCGTGCTAAAACACTCCCCAAACAGCTTAACGTTTACGTTATAAGAGAACTCAAAAGCTTCCCGTTAGCATTTTCATTTCCAATTATTCTTAGATGAACGCAAATATCTGCGGGTGATTATGCAATTTTCGATGACTGTTTGATATTCTTAACTTCAAGATTAGTTTTTAAAAAAACTTCACGATTTTATCCTCTTcaaataatactccctccgtccctcccaaatgtttacatttgggtggggcgcggagtttaagaaaaatgataaaatagtggagaaaagttgaaaaaatgagtaaagtagtgggaccgattaatattatatgtataaagtggttATAGTGGAGGAAAAtagtggatgtagttaatttaaaaattataaaaactttactatttttggaaagttttgaaatgtaaacaattggatgggacatcccaaaaaggaaagtgtaaacaaatgggagggacagagggagtacatTCTTTATTTTTTACACGtatttctactagtagaaaatatttatttatactatattataataactgGAATGAGCTATAATTTGGCTCAACGGTTGTTccctaattttaattattaaataaataaataatgttacatatccgctaaactactaaattattaaactattaGATATAGtctactaaataaataaataaagtattaTATATCCACTAAATTACTAAATCATTAAACTACTATATATATTTTACTTATCTTACTAAACTACGACCACGGCTTATtctattatttaaaaataaataaataaaattatataacctCTAAACTACTTCTTAAACTACTATAGTCATACTTATTCTACTTGATATATTTGAGGGGGAATTAAAGGATATCATTGTATCCTGTTACATGTTTCCTATTCTTCTGACCAAACAAATCCAGGGTAAACAGATATATTTTTTTCCCCGATATATATAAGCTTCCAAAGCATTTTTCATCGTAAAATATTCTTAGCTCATACTCCCTCTGTTTCATTTTACCCTCTGTTTCATTTTAACTTTTTCTGCACATATTTCAAGATACTTTGACCGCATagtaaaaattattatttttaaaaattttcttttttaaataaaagtttaagttatatatttttattcagaaaaagaaaattttaaaaattattattttaataatgcGGTCAAAACATTTCGAAATGAGTGCAAAAAATTAAACGACTATTAAAATGAAACAGAGGGAGTAGTAAATTTCCGAGGCAGCACTGTTCGATGACAGCTCTTCTCGATGTTCTTGACGGCATGTTCTCATGCGCCTTCAAACAAATTTGCAATACCAAGAGTGCTTGATACTCTAAACAAAATCATAAGATAAGGATGAGGATAATATAGTGGTGTCGAAAAGAAACTGTTTTCGATTCTCCTATCCCCTCCTTGTAATAAAAAcgaaatgaaataaaaaaaacaTGTATCTATAAATCACTCTGGTTATTGTCGCTGCACAAAAAAATTACATAGAAAACTTTGCAATTCAGGAAGAAACTGTTTTTGAAATGGCAAGAATCAAATCAATTGCAAAACCATTTCTGAGGGGAAGGGGTGGCATTTGTATACCATATTTACAAGGATTCCGACCAAGTACCTTTGTTTTGAGGAGAAATACCCCGCAAGTGATTTGACATGCGGTAACACTTTGACTCTGGGTTTATTTTGGACTTGAGCGGCTGACAAATATCTGGAGAAACCTTGTCTGAATATCCTTCTATATTTGAGCAAGTCCATGGAGATTTTGAGCTTACATCAAGAATAATGTCAGATAGACAAATGTGTTTGAATGTATCTCCTTCTATTCCCTCTAGAAGACCCGCAACTTCAATCTTTTCTCCAGTAACATTTTGAATGCTAATCTTTTCTATCACAGGAAGAGCATTTGGATCATAAGACTCATCAGGGTGCTCCCCATAATTACCATTAAACTTAATAGCAACTTTAAGATTTGACAAGACCACCCCGGTTATGAATATATTTCTCACATAACCTCCCCGTCCACGCGCCGTCTTTATTGAAATACCTCTGTTAGAGTTAAAAAAATGTATATCTTCTACATGGACTTGTGACACACCTCCGGACATCTCACTGCCAATTGCAATGCCCGAGCTAGATGTAGTCTGTCCAACAAGTCGGTGGATGATAATATTCGTACTAGGATGAGCATAAGATATGCCATACTCATCCCACCCACTTTTAATGGCTATGATATCATCCCCTGTGGTTATGTAGCAATCTTCAATGCAAACATCATCTGAAGAGTCTGAATACATTTAATATATCAGTTAGAAGTCCAATAAAAAATTTGACAGAGTAACAAAGCTCATACAGTTCCTGTCCAAAGAAATATTCaaaaaagaagaaatctagaTTTCTCTGTTGTCTTTCCTAAGTTGCATTTCACAATTCAAACAATAAAGTGGCCCTCAAAATTCCTGCATATTCAAGCAAATTTGGTGATATCATGCCATCTGTTTTATACAATTTAGTGTTAGACTTGAAGATGAGGACCCTTATGTTAGTTTCTGGGTTATCTCGAGGGGCAAAAGTATAGCAGGCGGACATATATTTACTATCAGTAGACCTTGGTGTAAACAAATCCCTAACGTCCAACTCCAGTTTTTACTATGGCTAAGTTTATACTGTTGTACACTGGTACAATATCTTCATTTAACTGAGTAGTACAGCCAAGGTGATCTGCATCTGCTGCTTTAATTCTTGGCAGCCAGGAAAGACCCATATTAATATGAAATTTCAGTAAGATCTATAGTTTATGAGGTAATATTATTTCAAAATGTTCATGGTGAAAATCTTCGAAAAGATAATTTGATAAAAGTTGAACCAATTCTCTTGACACGCATACATTTCCATATATAACTGCAACTGCCGTTTGTTTTAGGTAAATGTAATCTGTTGCATCAAAACTATAAAAGAAATTATAAAGTCTTGAAAGCTATGGAAGAGAATTAGTCACGGGTCACGGAAGGCTGTAAATATGATATAGAGGAACCTTTTTTTAGTCAAGAAAACTAACCTGGATCAATCCCATCTGTGTTTGGTGAATCAAGAGGAGCAATAATTGTCAGATTCTGGATAATAACCTTGCTGTTCAAAGAGAAAAACACATTCTTAGCACTCTACATACAAATAAGATTTCAATTAGGAACATACTGATAACAGAAGGGTAAGAATTAGTTAGACA carries:
- the LOC141693101 gene encoding putative polygalacturonase, with translation MKRSFALVALVLELLLFGEPPGLVSGSSLCRETSSAIVRPHSVSITEFGAVGDGVTMNTKAFENAIFYLNSFADKGGAQLFVPEGRWLTGSFMLISHLTLRLDKDAQILASTNSDHWPVIDPLPSYGRGRELPGGRHRSLIYGRNLTDVIITGDNGTIDGQGSVWWNWFRTKTLNYTRPHMVELIDSTDVIISNLTFLNSPFWNIHPVYCSKVIIQNLTIIAPLDSPNTDGIDPDSSDDVCIEDCYITTGDDIIAIKSGWDEYGISYAHPSTNIIIHRLVGQTTSSSGIAIGSEMSGGVSQVHVEDIHFFNSNRGISIKTARGRGGYVRNIFITGVVLSNLKVAIKFNGNYGEHPDESYDPNALPVIEKISIQNVTGEKIEVAGLLEGIEGDTFKHICLSDIILDVSSKSPWTCSNIEGYSDKVSPDICQPLKSKINPESKCYRMSNHLRGISPQNKGTWSESL